From the Trifolium pratense cultivar HEN17-A07 linkage group LG4, ARS_RC_1.1, whole genome shotgun sequence genome, the window GAAAAAGAACAATGTTATAAATAGAAAATCAGCAACAAAGTTTCATAGCAAGTAGAAAAGATGGAAACAAGGTCCGTTTACTTCACATGTTTCCCATTTCCAAGATCCAATATTTCTCTACCgttttcttttacaattttttaaaatagatttagcatattttagaaaatttgaaattgtcaaaacattgttttcattgtttatgAAAATACATTCTCCCTGACAGTCTTCCATCTGATCGCTATCACAGTCAATGTCGTAGATGGCGGAATATGGTGAAAGGCCAAATATTCACCATATAAACACGCCATTGCAGCCTACGGTGCTGCCCTCGCGGGCATCCTTTATAAATTGGCTATGGCGGATATCAAAAAATCTGCCATGCCATTCCATCATGGCCACCATTTAACAACACTAATCACAACTATTCATTACATAAGTCTTACATATCCTTTttcacaatttaaaataaacacaaatttgtcccgtgagcttagctcagttggtggAGACATCCCATGATATATACAGAGACAAGGGTTCGAACCCCTGACACTCCACTAGATCACTAACAAATCAGTCATCATGAAATAATCATCCCTAGATCACTAATAAATTCATGCAGAAAAGTAAAAACCAATTTAAGTTGCATGCAAATTCAGATTAACTTAGATCACTAACAAATCAGTCATCATGAAATAATCATCCCTAAGTTCTAACTCTAATTCACTGCAATCCAATTACAAAAATAGTATTGAAAAAAGTCAAAGATGCTTTTCCTGATGATAATTCATTACCATAGCACATTgatgattaaaataaataaaaaaaatcgaaactttttttttggtacataaaaaaaaaaaaatcgaaactTTATTCACTACAAAAgtcaaaaaatcaaaacccaATCACCAAAAATTTCATGCACCAAAAAAAAAGCagcaaaacaaaagaaatgaaGCACATGATGAAAGAAGCAGAGACTGACAGTGTTATCATCCCTTTGAATCTGGATTTTGTTGAAAGGAGCAGAATCAGCCATGGAACGAACTGATGTGCGAGAAGCAAAGGGTGAAATGATCCGAAAAGGCTTTGTCGGGAAGAATTTGGGAGCAGATGATTTCACAAACCTCAGCATTCCTCACTCTCACTCTGCAATTTTAGTTTTATAGACAAATGAGTCCTAAATTATtgtattaaacaaaaatatttaatgaaaattaaaataattaaaaagtattttgTTAGCGTAAATTAATTGGGTCCTTAAGTTAAGTATCTATTGAATAAAATGAGCATAGGATAGGATTCATAAGCTAATGATACGGtagtttttttatcattggagttaTATGACGGTAGTTTTTTATTCATAgcttctatatataaaaattttatttttatttttgaaaacttgatatCCGGCTCTAGaaccgactaattcaaggggacTAATCCCACCGTTCACTTGCAGGGACCCATTAAAGCGAGAGTTTTTTTGCTCtatatggacttagcccaccgaaattgacactatggagaatcgaacctgagaccttgaaatgagcatactccaaggacccaagctAACATCACTATACCAAACCTAAGTGggtttataaacaaaaaatattaatgtttgATAATTAAATGAccatttgatcttttttttttttggttccattcttttttttttctactatacattttattatatttcatattattctatatattacacaatttctatttgttttgttctcaaatcatatttttcatttggaGCGTTTCAGACAAGAgaataatcaaaataattactttatttttaccatttttgatttattattttgtatttctcattatatttaattattaattaatatatctaagtatttattaaattatataaatatttatttttatttagacaaGGTTAAGATATAGAAGGGACCACTTGTTgttaatgtatgatactcaaagtGGTATTAtcattggagatgctcttaaAGTATACGTTAGCTTTtaccaaattaattttatattgacatcaaataaaaatcaaatattttacgATGTCGTATAATTAGAGCCGTAAAAAGTGGTCTTCGTGGGCTTATCTTAGTGTGTAGGGACATCGTGTTATATACGTAAGAGCTGGAGCTGGGATTCGAACCCTGAATATTCCACTTATATGTctttaagatgaaatttctagtcactaaactacttaaccaaaaaaaagagCCTTAAAAAGTTAGCCGAGTTGTTCCATTAGCCAACAATATATTGGATAGACTACTAGGTCTAGAAGAAACAGCACAAATACAATCAAGCTTTTTTGGTTGGGAAAATAGAATTACTCTATCTTGAATATAGAAAAGTCTCCTGAAAAGAAGATAAGAAGAAAAGACTAATTTTTCATGTTtcataattattaaataaaccaGTACAAGGAAGTTTCCATAACAAAACTAAAAaccaaataataacaaaaatgtTAACAAACTTATTCTAAAATGTTGATGAATCACCAATTCCTTTTACTTTTGGGCTCGACATGATTTGAGCCTCTAGGATCATAATTTTAACACCaaaagatttacttttgtcatcctACCAATTATTCGTGTGTCatacatttttcttattttactcttttaatacttaagtagcgaatatTATAAAGGTATGATGTTTTAAAAGGTGTCTGTTACCTAAGTAGTGGACGGgagtattttgataattttgtaggGTGCGCGAGAAATAGAAGTGACAAAAGTAAATATCTAACATGAATGGCTAAGTGGAGTGAAATTGacaaaaagtagaaaaaaaatacattatgaaaaaatatttctataatatggacaaaataacaaatatgatttatattgtataatatttattttattcattttaatttatctaaatTTCAGTTTCAATACATGCGTCGtatgttattaaatttaaataaaattttgaagaaaaaaaatatattgttaagaacaaatttgtaaaaaaacaaaatctaacaaaaattagttgttattttttttattccctctaatttttataatttatttataactttaaattaaagattataAATTGTTAAGCAAAAGATTAAATAGCTACTATCCCGGGTGGTTTTTTCGCCATTGCGGAATACTCTATTTGGTTGTTGTGGTGTCTAATTGGATTTCTTGTTTTGAGACTCTCTAATAATTTTCCAAGTTTGTTGAAATATGCAGGTTTCAAGGTTTTGAGTTTGTTGTCGGTGCTATTTAATATTTGTATCATCGTTGATTCGTACTGTTTTTATTATCCTCGCGTCATTCTCTGGATTGACATATGGTTCGAAAGAGTCATTATTACTAGTTGTTGGTGCAGGGAGTTGTTGGTTCTTAGACTCGTTTCGTGTTAGCCATCAACTTAATATTCACCAACTATTGTACCTCTGATTAATGTTAGGCTTAACTAATGGTtagacaattgttgttaaaaaatGTTTGTATTATCCGTTTGGGTTGATCTACactttgtgttgttttttttatatattatattataatgagAATATGGTAGACGATTAGAGTCTTTAGGCGTGCCAACCTAGTTGGTATGTCTAAAGATCCTTTAATACTCGCTATTCTCTtaacttattaattaatttttttttacaagaacaCATAAGAATGCATCTTATAAAGGTATAAAGCTCAGTTAGTACCTAAAAGAGACATTATTGAAAAGATTGGAGTTCGAACTCTGTGTACTTTCTGCATCTTTATATTTATAGTGTAAGTCTAGCTACTAGACTTATGgatcagaaaagaaaaaacaaataagaatCCTTTATAGTTGGATATAACACTTACAAATGTTAACCATTCATTCTCCATAGCCAAAATCTGATTGGTGAAATATCATTTTTACGTATTTGtgtatttcttttataaatcaattttcacaaataaataacaatgttttttttttcaaattaaactTTAAGGGAAACATGTGCCATGAGCATAAAATAGTAAttgaaaaataacatttatattgACCAAAAAGTAATTAGTGGCATTAAATATAATAGaccttgttaaaaaaaaatattttttttacaatgaagcCAATGAACTtcatgcatactactcaaactcCTCACTACTAGATCAAACTTAGTGGCTTAGACCAACAAATTCATATATCACTTATGTTTGAGATGAATGGGGATTATGTCGGATCCTTATCTATTTTCCGTTTCGGTTACATTTTTGAATTACTTTTTCtactcaaaaaaattatattatttaatttagagCGAATTGAATGTCAGTTTTGTGTCGACGTCATTAATTTTGATTCTTTTTAATAGAAAATTGAAATGTTGAATacatttatatttcaaatatattatttgtttaatcaattttatatctatatatacatgtattttTTTCACACCAACACTAAAAGAAACACCTATAATCCCTATCAAACATTAGTGAAAAACTATCTTACATACATTGAACTTTAATTATGTCATTTGTGTGGTTGATTTATCGAGgtttacaaatattttaagaAGAGAGGTTCAACGTTTTTTTTCCTGAAAATCATGGACAATCCACACACTCACAGTAATCATGGCTTTCCTTTCTGCATCAATGGCGTTTACTCAGGGCCCCTCATTGAGTCACAACAACAACCACAGTATCAACAACATCAGCAACAACAGGAGCAAGCATATGTTGTCCTCAATCCCAATCCTCATTGTCATGCTTCAAATCTCTTAAATTGTCCTACAGTTGCTACTCTATTTGAGAAGCAGAAGCAAGAGATAGAGCAGTTCGTTCAAATCCAggttacaattatatatatcatgAGTTCATATCAAGTccatttaaaaaacaaaataatcataaaataaaataatatctttTTATTCAATGAGTTAgacttgttgaattttttttttttttttttataatcttagatttgttgaatgtgttgttgtgttgtttgagattatttgaagtctcacattgcttaggttcccggaatgtgaagtgtataaatatgtgaggacaaTCTCACCATTTGAGCTAGTTTTttgggatgagatccaaacatatttaacatggtatcagagccgggttaaggactgcaatgtgggcatttgacccaggaccacgctaggcgtgagagTGAgtgttgaatgtgttgttgtgttgtttgagattgtttgaagtctcacattgcttaggttcccgtgatgtgaagtgtataaatatgtgagggcaacctcaccctttgagctagcttttggggatgagattgACTTCCTCCCAATTtatgtatcatattttaaatatatttatttttgttttgaaaatgtCCTTTCCGTTGTCAATTAATCtaatgactaattttttttatgtgataGAATGATAAATTGAAACTTGTGTTACAACAACAAAGGGAGAAACAAATAGTTGTACTTAAAAGCTTGGAAAATTATTCACAACAATTTTTAATTACAAAGAATGGAGAAATTGCACGAGCTGCgttgaaaaataaaatcttgGAAAATCGCTTAAACAGTCTAGAAGCAGAGAAAAGGGATCTAGAGAAATTAGTTAAGGAACGAGAAGCGGTGATCATAGCTCTACATAACCAGTTGGAAGAggagaaaaagagagtaaggATGTTTGTGGAAAATGATGAAGCCAATATTATGTGTTGTTTTATGTGTAACACAAAATCATTAGGTGTCTTATTCCTTCCGTGCAGACATCTCTTTTCATGCAACATCTGTGAAGCTTTAGTCGAAGTTTGTCCCATTTGTGGAATGGAAAAAAATGGTGCTATCGAGATCCAAAGTTTGATTTCAAGCTGATATTATTTctgaaaaaagataaatatcTTAGTTGTGCTTACCTATGCTAAGACACTTTTTGAGAATGATAATTGATATCCTACTTCTGAGTTTGCTTTAgtttcatattttgttttattttattcaatgttGTTGCTTTTGTATTATCAAACAAATGTTGAGACTTTATAAATAAGATAATGCTTTATATTTTGGTTCAGCTTCTATGTATTTATTTAAGGAAGACTTTTCCGATCCTTTTGATAAGAAATAGTTgtctttttaagttcattgaataattaatgtatctggtctatattatagaacatatacattagttatttaatgaatctaaaaagtgaattttttttataaatgactCGAGGGAGTAATTGATCTGCACTATCGATACCAACATAATGTGCAGTTTACAAGAGATAAAAGACCTAAATCGGAGGAAACAAACATAAAGGAGTAGGACCGCGATTGGTGCTTGTTTTCGTAATAATTCTGGTGAGTTTATGGCTGGAATTACACAGTGGCAGCAACTGACTTTATCAACAGAGGAGGGTGAAACATGGGATTATTGCAAgctatgaatgaagctaagagtagaggttttgaaagcgtccaatttgaaagtgactctcaagtgttggttgatgctattcgtaccaaacggcgaggcaactcagagtttctttcaatcgttaatgaaattattcttgttatgttatcatgtgtgaactttgaagttaagtttattaggagacaagtaaattcggttgctcacactttAGCTAGGACGGCCAATTCTTAGACTaatttccatagatttgagattattccttcatgtattgaacttttgataattaatgaaatgcagtaagtttgtttggttcaaaaaaacaaaaaaaaacataaaggagtaaaatgttacaaataaataagataaaagatcaTCGGtatcattttgttttatatttacgCAACGAGTAataataaaatctatttttacacttttatgtaattttctttaatattttttaaaaattagctTCTCATTGGAGAATATAATCTTCTCAGAGTTCCACCCTTCCGAGAATTCCTCTTACCATCAACAATCGAATTCTTCCATTATAATCAACCATATATGCATATACTTCCTACCAGCggaaccatttttttttttcctaggTATACTATAGTCAGTGGTTTTAAACCTCCGTTAAATAGTCTGTGTAGTTTGTCTTCTTTCTGgtttgcgggggtttcaaaTCTCCGCTTTTGGGCGACCCACAATTTTGTAACAGCTTCCCAGTTTGTGGGGGTTTCAAACCCCCGTATTTGGATGTGTAGATTCTTATTTAGATGTTTATTAATCTCTTTTAAATtgttccgaatttttttgtctattatTAATAAGTCAGATATCCTTTCTAATTTACTTTTTGAAGGTTCCCTtcaaatattttgttgtttaataatttatagatgtattaaaatgtacaatttattttgtcaaagtattcaaatttatttttttgagaaaaaagtactcaaatttttattgaaaatagagttttagtgtataaaaattaatgtttgataaatcgtttgttaaataattttaattttttattatagagattcatataatattataaatataaatacaagaACCAATTAAAAAGTATCAAGTTTACACATGAATTgacacaaaatttatttattaaaattggtAATGGTCCATCTTTTGACTATTTTGAGATATTCATATTAGAGTATTAGACACACCCTAAATATGATATgctatttttttagtaatttttcaGGGTatcgatttatatttatagcggTAAGCGGTCCTCCCCAACTTTTtgggctagctccgccactgaaCTTGACTTTTAGTGACAGGAAATAACCGTCGGTAAAACTCCAAAACCGTCGGTATAGCCGTATAGGCCCTAAAAACCTATACGATGCGGTTTATTTTGTAGAGGATAATCGGATACACCTTCAGATTATCTACGTCGCTATAGGTTACGATTTACACCATCACTATAGGATACCGTTACGGATTCTGACTATATATATCTTCagtaaatttacaaaaattgatatgatttctcaaaaaaataGGTAGGTAATTTTCATACTACGTACAATTTATGAGTAAATTCATCAAGCATTtgcacaaataattaaatatcaattaaaacaTTATCGCATATACAAAGACTTTAATTTACATATTTAATCTCTTGATTTACATAATCTCTATTAGGCAAAGTAATGGGAAACTTGCATGTGTTATATAGTATATACATTACTCTACTCATACATTGTTCCAAATAAACCTCAACCAATACAGAAAACAACATGCACGTGATCTAAATTCAGAGGAAAGAATTACTCTTctactttttttgacaaattactCTTCTATTTTTATGTCTAGAAAAACACTCctagaaatatataataatttgactATTTCTCTTTCAATCTTTAACACACACACCCTCATTTCTTAGCTTATACTACCTTATACAATGATGTAGccataaaattaaattagattgttttcaattttcagAACACAAGCAAGCTATGTGGACAACCTTGAGCTTGAATTGAAAACACACAATGATAACTACTAATATACCAACCCACTTAGGTTGGTAAAGTGGTAATGACTTAAGATATTGGAGTGTGTTATTCTCAAAGTCTCAAGTTCGATTCTACTTggtgttaattttgatgggctAGTCCATGCAGAGcacaaaaaaaactctggctttaaatgggaccCCCGTAAGTGGGCAGTGAGATTGGTCCTCTCAGATTAGTCGAACCTTGACCCGGATactgattatttatttttttaaataaaatcctTATATACCATATTTATGAGAATTAGTAATGGAAATTTGTTGTAAAAAGCCGCAAGTAGCAGCAGCAGATTCCCTTGGAtgttaacaaattaaaaattaaaattaaaacacagCAAAACCCTTTGAACTAGATAATATCTCCagctgcaaaaaaaaaagaaaaattatttaattaaagcACGGTTCTACACATAAGAAAGAACTATAATTTCTCATCTCTTTCTCCGATTTCTATTCGATCGTGGTCGTAGGAAAAGAGTTTTTCTAATGCTAGGGTTTGGATTCTATTTTCTTTGAATTGGGGGAAATAAAAAGCAAATGTAGCATTATTTTGTTACTAATCCTATACCTACGACTTCTCCGTAACTAAAGGTGACTGTAGATATATGtcaattttcttataattaagtACTTCCACCAGAGTGATTCTTCATTCGGGATTTTTTGTCTCAACAAAAAGGACTTCCACAAAGTAAAGACATCATCATGTCTCAATCTAGAGGACTTCCATTGCGGAACTAGAAATAATAgtttcactacaagaaaaaacgCGATTTGCTACCATAATTTTGCTACGAAACGTGTTCCTGGTTAATTTCAAGTATATTAACAACCATTTGatggaaattaattttatattattactcTATTTACAAAGTACTGTTATTACTACTATTCTCCTTATATATTTACgtattactattttttgtttggCGTAAAAATCTCAGAACACGACGCCGTTATCATTGATATCGCGACACCGATTTTGCAAACGCTCTCACTCCAATTTTGGAGGTAAGACAACTTTTTCTAAGCTTTGTTCGAACTTATTAGGATTTTATTTGACATTTAATTTTGAATACTTTTCTTGATGTGAACTGTcaacatattttgtatatattgtAGAAAAGGTCATTAAGCAGCTATGTCAATGGAGTTATGATAAACCACTATGTTGATGTTCCACTCTTGTGtatgtgaaattttttatagcCTCATTGTAATGTATATGAAcgtgaaaatttaaaaatgcgTAGTTTAGATTGGATTTAAAGTATGATCAATATCTTTTAGAATGACATACCTGCTgtacaaagaatttaaaaatgttgTCATAATTGTATGTTTACTATTGATTCAATTCATTAAAATCAGTTCTTTGGTTCTTACAGTAAATACAATTGTAGCATAATGGCTAGATGCTATTGATGAGGTTTGTTCATACAATGCTTCCTCAAACTCTTGGGTTGAAGCTGCTTCCTTGTCAACTGTTAGGTAAATATCCTCATGTCTATCCCTTTGGGAAACTATCTTAGTAAGTGTTGGAGGAAATAAGAGAGATAGTTTGGCAATATCAATCTGCTAGTTGCTTTTGGAAATAGTTAGAGTTCTTACATTTACTTGAACTTTaaggaatttttttatggtagaAAACCAAAAACTAAGCCACAAACTTAGTATTGCACTTGAAATATGAGGACTGgaaaaaaatattcatcattATTCTATATAGTGTTGTCTGGATCAATAATTTCACTAACTTAGCTCATGGGAATATACTAATCTGTTGCTCATTGGAATTTTCAGTATTCATTTATAGTGTTATCAGGAACACATTAAGGAATTGACTCTGAATTTGTTTTATAGTTGATGAAGAGTGATCAGTATCGGCTTTCCCTTGAAGCACATGGATTTGTTTTGGGTAAATTGAACTTTTCTTTTTACTGAGTTCTGAATTCTTGATAACCCGAGGCATTAAATAGATCAATATATTTACTTTGCTAATCAATTTCATGTTCAAATTATGCATTACATTAGTTCTGTTCATATGTTTATCAACACTAATCAATTTCACTTCTACATGTTTATggttttaatattaatattaaaatgtataGTTTAGATTGGATTTAAAGTATCATCAATATCTTTACGTataaccaaggttttaaattgcggttgcggtcgtggatgcggttgcggttgcaGGTATTGCGATTGCGGCTAATGCGGACACTGCGATGCAATTGCGGCCGTTGCgacgtgaaataattttttatccgcacaaacacagaaaaaatactataattattgtaattccttatatatcttttacttataattctatataaattttaattcatttttaagtcaTCGAGACATAAGAAGACAGAAACTCTAAAATGAAAGgacataaaggaaaaaataaaggtgAGATTCTCTGAATTTTTACGAAAAGGAATATTGGATTGAACCGTTGCGGCCGTTGCCGTCAAAACTCCGTTGTGTTGCGGTGAAATGCTGTTGCGTTGCGGTTGCATTGCggcatcacgtgtgatttgagttcacaccgcaattgcggtccgatgcggttgcagtgcctaccgcatccgcaatattgcggccgcatcaggtgatgcggtccgcaatttaaaaccttgcgtATAACATGCATATTTGTTTCATTTGTCAGTAATAAGATGTAATGAGAGTATATCATGCACATTTAACTTAGGTTTTTTGATGGatgataattaattaacaattagcTTGGTTTTAGGAATGGATTCATAGTAATTAGccttttataattataaattttttctaaaatgctTAAATTTGGCTGCGAAATCGCTAGGAATATGTAGCTAGagatttattttgaaattgttgtgAAAATGTCCTAGCGATTTAGTTAGGAAACATAACCtttttcaacaatatttaattATGTATTAATTGGGAATTAGCTAGGATTTACTAtatattagttgcaaattagcTAGGAAATATTTTTCTAGATGATTTGCCGCCCAATCCATGCTAGGACCTATCCGGcagctaattcacaacaaatgcGTAGCAAACACTGCTTTACTAGCGATTAGCTACGCATTAGCTACAAGTGGCTCCGTAGCTAAACGcagattttcttgtagtgtttgggagcttttttttttatattagtacTAACATATTTTAAGTGTTGATATTTTGATTAGTCCCACATTAACCTATCACAAGCTCAATTTAAATCATCACAAATAACACACATGTTACATATAAAAGACAATTATAAAATTACTTTCCCAATTCTCACTTAAAATATAATccatattctaaaaaatcaacaaatcaaattattttctcaaTGCGAGCTTTCACCGTTAAACCATAAGCCCTATTAGCGGCAAGTTTGAGTAAACACAAACCTGTAACGTAACAGGGGCATGAAGGTTGAAACAAGTTGCGCCCGAGTTGACGACTACCGACCGCAACTATAGAGGTGATGTTGCCAAGAAGTGAGCATACGTGTTTTATACCGAAATATCGGATACCCAGGGACGGATACCACCGGCCCTCATACCAGGACGTAAGCATGCGAGTCACTTGATGAAATATTATTCGTAACAATGAAAgaaatatataagtataaaaagGTACTTAATTTAACACTAATTTAAAAAAGGTTTTTCTACACTATTCCTTGATAATTTGAGGGTATTTACCCAACAACTAAAAAGAACAAATTATATGTATTTGAAGTAAAAGTTGGTTAAAATTTATCGATGATATCACATGCAAATTTACTTGCGTGATTTGTTCTCCTTAGTTGTTGGGTATATTTCATTATTATGTTTTACTCGCATCATTAACATATAATGTTAAATGTTGTTATAAATTATGAaactatacaaaataaaataaaatacaaatctcaaataaattactaaagtcagttaaaaaaagaatttatattaaatttgttattctaaaataataaagataataataaaaattttaaagaaagaaaaattaattttttaaatgatgaCTTACTTAAAgcgtatattttaatataagagaaatggGGAGTGTAATTTGAAttctttaaagaaaaaagactGTAATTTAGtctggtaaaaataagctataagttagctgatagctgaaaagctagcttatagctaatagctgaaaagctaactAATTGAaattagggtgtgtttggtaagtccaataagctagcttatagcttattggactagcttataagcttgtttgaaaaaaataaaagtgtttggtaaaaagcttttctcacgagcttatagctttttttgagatgctatttcaagtagcgtttgagcttatagcttatagctttttacagttttttccatttttaacctttaatttaattttattatttt encodes:
- the LOC123922149 gene encoding BOI-related E3 ubiquitin-protein ligase 1-like; this translates as MDNPHTHSNHGFPFCINGVYSGPLIESQQQPQYQQHQQQQEQAYVVLNPNPHCHASNLLNCPTVATLFEKQKQEIEQFVQIQNDKLKLVLQQQREKQIVVLKSLENYSQQFLITKNGEIARAALKNKILENRLNSLEAEKRDLEKLVKEREAVIIALHNQLEEEKKRVRMFVENDEANIMCCFMCNTKSLGVLFLPCRHLFSCNICEALVEVCPICGMEKNGAIEIQSLISS